The following proteins come from a genomic window of Nautilia profundicola AmH:
- a CDS encoding HDOD domain-containing protein — protein MLISQEEIKKYLSQVPPVPESAMNTLKYLKEGDLKKAALEAENDLVLKKQIEHVVNSAYFSLPNKVEDTVQLFTMIGLEMAKSLVYSYIVSLLEPKEWRIFQINFKDFQAQFLSDYEEYMILEFGKETYKKYPEIGAIIPVAVCVCDMLLGDKKDKVELITESAPLELGTLLKRMTGMSLFEIAAKIAEIWELEKEKCDIIRNSECEKCENPISALTHFLFFYLASKPAFMDLNSLIEFNPKCMDLIPKTTQRIMNAD, from the coding sequence ATGCTTATATCTCAAGAAGAGATTAAAAAATATTTGTCTCAAGTGCCTCCTGTACCGGAGAGCGCTATGAACACTTTGAAATATTTAAAAGAAGGCGATTTAAAAAAAGCGGCACTTGAAGCAGAAAATGATCTGGTTTTAAAAAAACAGATCGAACATGTAGTTAATTCCGCTTATTTTTCTCTACCTAATAAAGTGGAAGACACGGTTCAGCTTTTTACCATGATAGGTCTTGAAATGGCTAAAAGCCTTGTTTATAGTTATATTGTATCTCTTCTTGAGCCTAAGGAATGGAGAATATTTCAAATTAACTTTAAGGATTTTCAAGCACAGTTTTTGTCAGATTATGAAGAATATATGATATTGGAGTTCGGAAAAGAAACATATAAAAAGTATCCGGAAATAGGAGCAATTATTCCGGTGGCGGTTTGTGTTTGTGATATGCTTTTAGGCGATAAAAAAGATAAAGTTGAGTTAATCACTGAGTCTGCACCGTTAGAACTCGGTACATTGCTTAAAAGAATGACAGGAATGTCGTTATTTGAAATAGCTGCAAAAATTGCTGAAATTTGGGAACTTGAAAAAGAAAAATGTGATATTATAAGAAACAGTGAATGTGAAAAATGCGAAAATCCTATAAGTGCACTTACTCATTTTCTGTTTTTTTATCTTGCAAGCAAACCGGCTTTTATGGATTTGAACTCATTAATTGAATTTAATCCTAAATGCATGGATTTAATACCTAAAACAACACAAAGGATAATGAATGCAGATTAG
- the rnhA gene encoding ribonuclease HI, protein MKKIEIYTDGSSLGNPGPGGWCSVLRYKGHEKTISGGEELTTNNRMELKAVIEALKLLKEPCEIDLYADSTYVLKGISEWLENWKKKNFKNVKNVDLWQEFIEISKPHIINVNWVKGHSGHRENEICDKIAKEEAAKRKK, encoded by the coding sequence ATGAAAAAAATAGAGATATATACCGACGGCAGTTCCTTGGGAAATCCTGGACCGGGAGGATGGTGTTCCGTTTTAAGATATAAAGGTCATGAAAAAACTATAAGTGGGGGAGAAGAACTGACAACAAATAACAGAATGGAATTAAAAGCCGTAATCGAAGCGTTAAAATTATTAAAAGAGCCTTGTGAAATTGATTTGTATGCCGATTCGACTTATGTGTTAAAAGGTATAAGCGAATGGTTGGAAAATTGGAAAAAAAAGAATTTTAAAAATGTTAAAAATGTTGATTTATGGCAGGAGTTTATTGAAATAAGCAAACCTCATATTATTAATGTGAATTGGGTTAAAGGGCATTCGGGACATAGGGAAAATGAAATTTGTGATAAAATTGCAAAAGAAGAAGCAGCAAAAAGGAAAAAATAA
- the aroC gene encoding chorismate synthase, translated as MFNSFGELFRFTTFGESHGKAIGVIVDGVPAGLDFDEEFLQNELDRRKPGKNRFATQRKESDRAEVLSGVFEGKTTGTPIAIVIFNKDQKSKDYSNIKDLFRPGHADFTYWNKYGIRDYRGGGRSSARETAARVAAGAVAKMLLKELNIDIKAGVIEIGGVRAKKEDYEYAKTSPLFALDEKAEEKWIELIDEKRNEHNSLGGVVKLKIDNLPVGLGEPIYYKLDNVLASAMVSINAVKGIYIGNSEAHKLTGLENNDEITKEGFLSNNAGGVLGGISNGESVEAEIYFKPTPSIFKTQKTVDIYGNEVEVDLKGRHDPIVAIRGSVVVEAMAACVIADMLMLNMTRRIDYIKKIYQ; from the coding sequence ATGTTTAACAGTTTCGGAGAACTATTCAGATTTACGACATTCGGGGAGTCGCACGGAAAAGCCATAGGTGTTATCGTTGACGGTGTACCTGCCGGGCTTGATTTTGACGAAGAGTTTTTGCAAAACGAGCTTGATAGAAGAAAACCGGGCAAAAACAGATTCGCAACACAAAGAAAAGAAAGCGACAGGGCAGAAGTGCTAAGCGGTGTGTTTGAAGGTAAAACGACAGGTACTCCTATTGCAATAGTGATTTTCAATAAAGACCAAAAAAGCAAGGATTATTCAAACATAAAAGACTTGTTCCGTCCTGGGCATGCCGATTTTACGTATTGGAATAAATACGGAATCAGGGATTACAGGGGAGGAGGCAGAAGCTCTGCGCGTGAAACCGCCGCAAGGGTTGCAGCAGGTGCGGTTGCTAAAATGCTTTTAAAAGAGCTGAATATTGATATTAAAGCCGGAGTTATTGAAATTGGCGGGGTAAGAGCCAAAAAAGAAGATTATGAATACGCAAAAACATCACCTCTTTTTGCACTTGATGAAAAAGCTGAAGAAAAATGGATAGAACTTATAGATGAAAAAAGAAACGAGCATAATTCTTTGGGTGGAGTTGTGAAATTAAAAATTGACAATCTTCCCGTAGGCCTTGGAGAACCTATTTATTATAAACTTGACAATGTGCTGGCAAGCGCAATGGTGAGTATCAACGCCGTAAAAGGAATCTATATAGGAAACAGCGAAGCACATAAACTTACAGGCCTTGAAAATAACGATGAAATTACAAAAGAAGGTTTTTTGAGTAATAATGCCGGAGGTGTTTTAGGAGGTATAAGCAACGGGGAAAGTGTAGAAGCCGAAATATATTTCAAACCAACACCTTCGATTTTCAAAACCCAAAAAACAGTTGATATATACGGAAATGAAGTTGAAGTAGACCTTAAAGGAAGGCATGATCCGATAGTGGCAATCAGAGGAAGTGTTGTTGTGGAGGCAATGGCGGCATGCGTAATAGCCGATATGTTAATGCTTAATATGACAAGAAGAATAGATTATATTAAAAAAATATATCAGTAA
- a CDS encoding class II SORL domain-containing protein: MPKINRYQDISQIDREAKKDYIDRHSPFVHCEDTAKKGEKFKVKVKVGNEYSHPDDFDHYIAYVQLWNGETLLGQATFTPGTLGNQKDHVEVDFYIVPTSNKLKLTAMAYCTKHGLWESEVKEVSVSE; encoded by the coding sequence ATGCCAAAAATTAACAGATATCAAGACATCTCTCAAATCGACAGAGAAGCAAAAAAAGATTACATCGACAGACATTCACCGTTCGTGCATTGTGAAGACACTGCAAAAAAAGGTGAAAAATTCAAAGTTAAAGTAAAAGTTGGTAACGAATATTCGCATCCTGATGATTTTGATCACTACATTGCATATGTTCAATTATGGAACGGAGAAACTCTACTTGGACAGGCTACATTTACACCTGGTACACTTGGTAACCAAAAAGATCATGTTGAAGTTGATTTCTACATCGTTCCTACTTCAAACAAACTTAAACTTACTGCAATGGCTTACTGTACAAAACATGGCTTATGGGAAAGTGAAGTTAAAGAAGTTTCTGTATCAGAATAA
- the rnc gene encoding ribonuclease III → MQISELEKSLGYQFKNKKLITEALTHRSYKKEVNNERLEFLGDAVMDLIVGEYLFHLFPKAEEGILSKLRAALVNEDSFTRLAKRLNLGKYLYLSPAEENNNGREKPSILSSAFEAVIGAIYLEAGFEKAKDVALRLLKEEFPIITPEELLKDYKTTLQEITQAHFGVVPEYRLISASGPDHKKEFEIGVFIQDKEYARAKGKSKKTAQQEGARLTIDMLKKELNL, encoded by the coding sequence ATGCAGATTAGTGAACTTGAAAAGAGCTTGGGGTATCAGTTTAAAAACAAAAAATTGATAACCGAGGCTCTGACGCACAGAAGTTATAAGAAAGAAGTAAATAATGAAAGATTGGAATTCTTAGGTGATGCGGTAATGGATTTGATAGTAGGTGAATATCTTTTTCATCTATTTCCTAAAGCTGAGGAGGGAATTCTTTCAAAACTGAGAGCGGCGCTTGTAAATGAAGACTCTTTTACAAGGCTTGCTAAAAGATTAAATCTTGGTAAATATTTATATCTTTCGCCTGCGGAAGAAAATAATAACGGACGTGAAAAGCCGTCAATACTTTCAAGCGCATTTGAAGCGGTTATAGGGGCTATATATTTGGAAGCCGGGTTTGAAAAGGCAAAAGATGTGGCTCTTAGACTTTTAAAAGAAGAGTTTCCTATTATTACACCTGAGGAGTTGCTTAAAGATTATAAAACCACACTTCAGGAAATTACACAGGCTCATTTCGGAGTGGTACCTGAATACAGATTGATAAGTGCCAGCGGGCCTGATCATAAAAAAGAGTTTGAAATCGGTGTATTTATACAAGATAAAGAATACGCAAGGGCAAAAGGCAAAAGCAAAAAAACGGCGCAACAAGAAGGAGCGAGGCTTACTATTGACATGCTTAAAAAAGAGCTTAATTTATAA